Within Elizabethkingia sp. JS20170427COW, the genomic segment TGGGTATCCCAAAGTAGGGGTTGCCGGATGTTAAACTGCTCTTGTAAGGTTTGGGTTCCTGTATATTTAGGTATAGACTTTTGTAATTGTTGAATTAGGTCTCCTTTTGGGGAGTAAATAGAAGTTTTTAAGACGAGGTCCTTTTGATATTTTTGGGTAGTAATTTGGGTTTTTATTTGTACAGAAGCTTGGTCTTTGGAGATTTGGGGAGTTGTAATATAGGTTCCCCAGTTTTTTACATAAACAGAACCACGCTTATCCAGCCAGACATTTCGGTAGATTCCGCTACCACTATACCATCGGGAATTAGGTTGTTTGTTTTCTACCCTTACAGTAAGTTTGTTTTCTTCGCCATTGTATTTTAAGAAAGGGGTGAGGTCGTACTCAAAGGAAATATATCCAAACGGGCGATTTCCTAGAGTGTGGCCATTGATGGTTACTGTAGAGTTCATGTACACTCCATCAAAAATGATAAAAATATTTTTTCCTTTGTCTTCTTTGCCTAGGGTGAATTTTTTTTCATAAAACCCAAGACCTCCTCTTAGTGCTGCTCCTCTGTTGCCACTAGGACTTTCCTTATCGAAGGGTAGATCTATACTCCAGTCGTGTGGGAGATGTACGGATTGAGGTGTTTTTTGGAGGATTGTAGCATCATCCCAAGTGTTGGAGGTATCTACTCTAAAGGTCCAATTTTGGTTGAATTTTTCCTTCTGAGCGTGGAAAGATAAGCTCCCTAATAGTAAGGGGATGAGGAGTAGCTTTTTTCTCATATGTAGATATTTTAGATAGTATTTTGTTATATGAATTGATAATTGTTCAAAAATAGAGTTTATTTTTTAATAAAAGTAGTAATATTATCTGTATCTGTTAGGTATCTATATTAATGATTGATAAATTGCAATGTGTTTTTTATGAAATTTGTGATAGAAAGGCGTACTTTGCATGCGTGAAGGATGGAAGCGGTTACCCCACAGCGAAGAGAAGCGGAGCGAGGAGTAGAAGCGAACAGCCTGACCCGAAGGTTTTTCTTTAATATTTTATTAATTTTGGGAGCTGAAAACCGAGGGGCACGCCCAAAAAGGAAATATAATTTTTTATGGACAATATTTTAGATTGCGTAATTGTAGGTTCAGGACCTGCAGGTTTTACAGCTGCTATCTATGCGGCAAGAGCGGATATGAAACCCGAAATGTTTACAGGTATGCAGCCTGGAGGACAACTTACCACCACCACAGAGGTTGAGAATTTCCCTGGGTATCCTAACGGAATTACAGGTCCAGAGATGATGATGGATCTTCAGAAACAAGCAGAGCGCTTCGAAACAAAAGTTCATTACGAGCAAATTACCAAAGTAGAATTTTCTAAAGAAGTGGGAGGTATCCATAAATTGAGTACAGGAAGTAGAGAAATCTTAGCAAAAACAGTGATTATTTCTACAGGTGCTACAGCAAAATACCTAGGATTGGAAGCTGAAAAAATCTATAGTGGAGGAGGAGTATCGGCATGTGCTACTTGCGATGGTTTCTTTTATAAAGGAAAAGATGTAGTGGTAGTGGGAGCAGGAGATACTGCAACTGAGGAGGCTACCTATTTGGCGAAGATTTGCAATAAGGTAACTTTGTTAGTGAGAAAAGACCATTTTAGAGCTTCTAAGGCAATGGTACATAGGACGCTAAATACACCTAATATTGAAGTTCTTTTTAACCATGAGTTAATTGATATTGAAGGTGAAAATAATTTGGTAGAAAGAGCTGTGGTGATTAACAACCAAACTCAGGAGACTAAGAAAATAGATGTTCACGGTATATTTATCGCAATTGGACACAAACCTAATACAGAGGTTTTTGCTGGACAAATTGATTTGGATGAAAATGGGTATATCTTAACCGAAAAAGGTTCTTCAAGAACTAATCTTCCAGGAGTTTTTGCAGCTGGTGATGTTCAGGATCATATCTACAGACAAGCGATTACAGCTGCTGGTAGCGGATGTATGGCAGCTATGGATGCCGAAAAATACTTAGCAAGCTTAGAAGCGTAAGACAAAATATAAATAATAATATAGCCGATAGAGATTTCTATTGGCTATTTTTTTAAATTAGTAGGATGAATCAGTCTTTTGGATTTTTAACGCTCGCTTATATTTTTGTAGGAGGAGGAATAGGGAGTTTGTTACGCTATACTATTTCCTATATGATGAGTAAGTATTGTTCTACAGGAGCCTTTCCTATAGGAACTTTTTTGGTGAATGGGTTGGGGTGTTTACTTATAGGTTACTTTGCAGGGATATTTCTTAAAGAAGATTCTGTATTGAAGTTTTTATTGATTACAGGCTTTTGTGGAGGTTTTACAACTTTTTCTACTTTTAGTTTAGAAAATTATAACCTTTGGCAACAAGGGGAATATTTTTATTTGAGCTTATATGTCTTTTTAAGTATTGTAATAGGGCTATTGGCGACAATGCTTGGTTTTTATTTAGGAAACTCTTAAAATTTTTCTTGTTGAAATTCAGTAGGTTGTTGAAAATTTTAAAAAAAACTCTGAATATATTTTGTAGTTATTGAAAATAGTTCTACATTTGCACCACTGAAAACAACGATATACTCGGAGTTAGAAAGGAGAGATGGCAGAGTGGTCGAATGCGGCGGTCTTGAAAACCGTTGACTGTCACAGGTCCGGGGGTTCGAATCCCTCTCTCTCCGCTGAGAGGGTCTTCATCAAGAAGCCCCTCTTTTTTTTCGTAAATAAGCAAACCTTTTTCTTTCATTTTCAAATGGTTATGCGACACCAAGCCGAGCATTGTAGGTGTTCGATAAATTCCATTTTCATAGTACAGATTGCTGTCGAACACCATATTTACAAATTCTCTTTTTTGTAGGGTGTCAGACGTAGTATATACGTGTCGCATATCCGTTAAAAGGTTAAGGTTATCTTCCAAGATACCGAATGCTTTGCTCTTGTCGTTGCTCAACCTTTCAATCGCTCCTTTGAGGCTTAGTATCTCATTGTTGTATATCGAATACCAACGGTCGTAGGTGTCCTTGTTGATTTCGTTCTTTATCCATTTTTCCTCAACCGAAAACAGCTTTTCCTCGACTTCCTGTAATTGGTTTCTCTTTTCGATGACCTTTTTACGGTTGTTTTCCATTTCCAAATCGAGAGAGCTTTTTGTTACCGTCCTAATCTTCCTTACCCTTGTACTGGGCAGGCTCATCAGCTCATAGGCTTCCAAAAATTGGTTATGGGCTTTTATTGCACTTATATTGTTGTGCTTGGAGTGCCTGCACTTGTAGTAATAGAAATATTTGCCCGATTTGCCCCTTGACGGTGCGCCAGACAAAGGGTTTCCGCAATGGCACTTCAATACCCCACGCAATGGGATTTCATCATCAATAACCGTCCTTGTCTTTTCGGGACGTTTCATTTTCTCCTGTACCATCATCCAAGTGGTCTTGTCAATGATAGGTTCGTGAATACCATCAAACAGACCGCCTGCATAGTCCTTGTAGGCTTCCACTTTCAGCAAGCCTGCATAGGTCGGATTTTTAAGTACACGCTCGATAGCCATATTGCCCTTTGTCGGAAAGCCCAACCGTTGGGCTTGTTCCTTTATCAGATAGAGTGGTGTATCCCGCAAATACGAATCGTAAATGAAACGTACTATCTTGGCTTCGGTTTCCTCGATTACTAATCGCCGTTCCTTGCGTTCTCCCTCTTTCCTGTACCCGAACGGTGCGTTCTTGTAAACATATCTTCCCTCTTTGGCTTTTGCGGTATAGATACCACCTTTGACCTTGATACTACGGTTGATATTATCCTCTTCGGCGAGCAACAACTGCAATCCTGCACGGAAGAAACTGCCAGGCGTATCATAATCGAAGACAATGCCTTCTGTTACGCTCACGACCTGTATGCTGTATTTCTGTTGCAGGAGTTTGACCATACTCATCGCTTCCCCTGCATCACGGCTGAAACGGTCGAGTTGGTCTACCAAGAGATAGTCCACCGTCCTATGGTGCTTGGTTATGAATTCCCTTAGTTTGATAAAATCGGGGCGGTCAAATGTCCGTGCGCTCTTGCCCCTGTCGATAAAGGTATCGACCAGTTCGACATCGTTGAATTTCAGCCATTGGTCGGTATAAAGTTCCTGTCTTTCGATAGAGCCATTACTTTGTCCGAGTTGGCTGAACCGTAGGTATCTTATCGCTCTTTTCATAGTATTCCCTTAACGTTGCTGACACAATAATTTCGATTATTAAATCTACAAATTTTTCTTCTTTCTCACGTTCCCTTTGCTCGTTAATTTCCAAAATGGCCTTGTCGATTTCGGGAGTTCCCTGTTTTTTCTCGTTTTTTTCCATCGCTGTTCCTCCTTTATGTTCGTAAAAAAAATGAAGCTGATTTTCAGCTTCACTTTTGAAATTACTTCTAAAGGGTGTTCGACTTTACAATGTTGCAGTCAGAGGTCGCATTTGGCGTTTAGAGGTAGTTTGTACAGTTTTTTCACTTCCCCAATCCGATACACAGTCCATATTTCGGTTTATTATAGCTTGGCATTATTTGGCGTTCAGGGGTAGCATTTGGCAGTCTTTTGTATATAGCTAATTTACTGTGTATTATTTTACTTTGTGAAGCGATTACGGAGGTGTTTCTAATGCAAAAAACAGAGTCATTTATAGACAGAAAATCAAGCAGTTTCAGACTGCTTTTTTCGGCTAACTCCAATCCGTTCCGCAGCACGGATTTTCTGAACTTCTGTTCAGAGCAAGTTATCTCTTGAGGTCCTCGAAATGAATTTCGGCACCTCAAAAGCACTTGCCCTTGCAGGGGGCTAAAAACCGCTCCGAAGTCGCAGTTTCGATGAATATAAAATGGATTTATTATGGAAGAAATGAACAAAAAACAGATTAAAAAGGCTGGTAGAAAACCAAAGATTGACCCAGCGGTTCATCGGTATTCTTTTAATTTAAATGATGAGGATAATGCTAAATTCCTTGCTCTTTTTGACCAATCGAGAATGAACACAAAGGCGCATTTTATTACGGCTTGCATCTTTCAGAAGACGATAAAAACTGTAAAAATTGACATGAATGCAGTGAATTATCACGAAGGATTGACCAAATTTTTCGGGCAATTCAGAGGGATTGCCACTAATTACAATCAGATAGTAAGGTTATTAAACAGTAATTTTTCAGAGAAAAAGGCATTGGCATATCTCTACAAATTGGAAAAACAGACCACAGAAATGAAAGAATTATTGCTCAAAGTTTTAATTCTTACCGATGAATTTGAAAAGAAATACCTAAACAAAGAGTAGAATTATGATTGCAAAAATCGGAAAGGGAAGCAATATGTACGGAGCGATTTTGTACAATCAGCAGAAAGTGGAAAAGGAAAACGGAGCGGTTCTGTTACTCAGCAAGATACCCGACACCATTGACGGAAAGTATTCCGCAGCTTATTTCAATAAATGTTTTGAGCCATATCTGTCGGCAAACATTAAAACTGAAAAAACGGTACGTCACATTTCATTAAACCCAGATCCGAAAGACCAAGTAAGCGATGAACAGTTTACCAAAATGGCACAGGAGTATATGGAACGTATGGGCTACGGCAATCAGCCGTACATTGTTTTCAAACATACAGATATTGACCGCGCGCATATTCATATTGTTTCGACTTGCGTAGGCATTGACGGAAAGAAAATTACCGATGATTACGACCATAAACGTTCGATGGCAATTTGTCGAGATCTGGAAACGAAATACAATTTGCACAAAGCCACCGAAAAAGAACAAAATCAAAGCGGCAAAATTTTCAAGAAAGTAGAACAGCAAAAAGGCGATATTAAAAGTCAAATTGCTTCGGTGGTTCGGCATTTACCGAAATATTATCAGTACAGCAATCTTGGAACCTACAACGCTTTGCTTTCGTTTTTTAATATTACGGCAGAGGAAATTAAGGGAGAACGCAACGGTATTTCAGTACACGGATTGGTGTATTTTGCTGTGAATGATAAGGGAGAAAAAGTAAGCAATCCATTTAAAGCATCCTTGTTTGGCAAACACGCAGGATTGAATGGCTTGCAACAACATTTTGAGATTTCTAAAGAGAAAATGAAAAATATCCCATCAAAAGCCATTATTAAAAATGCGATTGAATTAGCCATACATACCACGAACAACGAAAAAGAGTTTAAGGCGCAACTTGTCGAGCAGAATATTCACACCGTTGTTCGCCGAAACGAAAGCGGACGGATTTACGGTATTACATTTATCGAAAATGGCAGCCGTACTGTTTGGAACGGTTCGCAGTTAGACAGAGGTCTGTCTGCAAATCTGTTTAACGAATGGTGGAACAATGGAAACAAACCCGAATTGAAAGAACAAAATAACTCTTTTCGCAAAGAGAACACAATAGAGAATCCGCCAACTAAAGAGCCTTTTGAATTTACCTCTCTGGAACATTCGTTTAATTTCGATTTTGGCTTATTCAACTTTTCATCTGATACACAAAGCGAAGATTACGAGGAAGAGCAGTTTGCTAAACGAATGAAGAAAAAGAAGAATGGCAGGAGGTTGTAGCAAAATGAACTACACCAAATTCCTTGATACGTTTTAGGAAAACTTGTCAAAAACGGATGAAAAGTAACAGCTCTTATATTAATGAATTTGGATTTTTATTCATTCCTATTCTCTTTTCCCCAGTGCCTTAAGGTTATCAGTACACGTTCGACGCTTCTCCCTTTTTCACTGATACTATACTCAACTTTCGGAGGCACTTCTAAATAATCTTTCCTGATAATAAGCCCATCGTTCTGTAATTCTTTAAGCTGTTTTATCAGCATTCTTTCCGTGATATTGGGGAGCTTGCTTTTAATTTCTGAATACCGCAGAACTTCATTGTCCAGTAGCGAAGCCAAAATACCGACTTTCCACCTGCCACCGATAACAGATAAGGTATAGAACATACCACAGTTTTCAACCAAGTCTATTTCGTTCAAAAAGTTTGTTGAATTTTTCTTCCGCATAATATTTAGTTTGTACATACAATTTTGTAGGTACTTGTTTGATGCGAAGGTATGAAATAATTTTGTAAGGTATTAAAACAATTAAAAATATGAAACAGAAAGTATGGCTCATTACGGGAGTATCAAAAGGCTTAGGAAGAGAAATTGCAAAACAGGTCGTTGCCACAGGCGATATAGTTATCGGAACTGTACGAAATAAGGAAGACAAAGTAGCTTTTGAAAGCGGTGTGGATGCAAAAGCATTCATTATTGATTTGGCTGAAACAAAACTTATACCGACCCTTATAAATTCGATTATCAAGGAACACGGACAAATTGATGTGTTGGTTAACAATGCAGGTTTCGGAGCATTTGGAATGATAGAGGAATTTGATGAGGAAGAAGTCACCAACCAGTTCAATGTGAATGTAATTGCTGTGTGGAAACTCTGTCAATCAGTACTTCCCTTTATGAGAGATAAAGGACAAGGAACGATTGTCCAGATATCCTCACGTGTGGCGATTACGGCAGGGATTGGAAACGGAATTTATGCTTCGAGCAAATTCGCATTAGAGGGAATGAGTGAAGCCTTGAAACAGGAAGTCGAACCTTTCGGTATTAAAGTGATGTTAGCAGAACTTGGGGCGTTGAGGACAGATTTCTTCGGAGCATCTGTTAAATATGCCAAGAACAGTTTGCCTTTTTACACAGAGAAATTAACAGACATCAGAACCAATACAAAAAAACTTAATGGTAAACAATCCGGTGATCCAATTAAAGTGGCACAGGCTATTATTGAAGCCGTAAATAAAAATGTTCCTACTTTTCGTCTTCCGTTAACAGCAGGAACAATAGACGCTATGAAAGCAAAAATCACAGAGTTCCAAAACTCAATTGAATTGAACGAAAACATCGCACGAAGCATGGATTATTAATCATATAATAAGATACAATAATGAATATTTCTTTTAAAACGATTGCATACTGGTTATGCTATGTATGGTATCTGTATATCATTGCGCCATCAGCAATAAAAAAAATTACACAACATTCAGGAATGATGCAAAGTATGCAATCGTTGGGTTTTGACAAAACTTGGACGATAGCTATCGGCATAGCTGAAATCATAGGTGTATTGTTTGTTATTGTAGGGTTATACAAATCGCAACTCCGAACATTGGGTATTTTGCTTTTATTTCCCTTTGCCATTGGGGCGTTTACAACACACATGGCACATCAGGAATATTATCACTTTTATAATTCGCTGATTATGTGCTTTCTCTCTTTCATTTTATTATGTCTTGACAAGCGGATTAAGATAAACCTATTACAAATTGTAAAAGAAGTCAAATGAAACATCATGAAAAATTACCCATAATTTCTCTTTTAGCACTTACCGTATCAGGTTTTATTGCTATAATAACCGAAACTTTGCCAGCAGGGTTGCTTCCGCAAATAAGCAGTGGTATTAGAGTTTCGGAGGCTTATGCTGGTCAGTTCATTACTTTATATGCATTGGGGTCGGTATTGTCTGCCATTCCTGTAATCAGTTGGACAAGGAACTGGAATAGAAAACCGTTGCTTTTAGTGGCAGTGGCAGGTTTTTTCGTTTTCAATTTGACTACTTTTTCCTTGCAGTCGTATTACCTTTTATTGGCTGTCCGTTTTATGGCGGGAGTATGCGCCGGAATAATCTGGGGCGTACTTACTGGTTACACGGTACGGATGGTATCTCCCAAAATGGCAGGCAGAGCTTTGGCAATTGTAGGGGTCGGACAACCTATTGCACTATCATTGGGTGTTCCCTTAGCAACTTGGTTGGGAAAAATAGTGGGATGGAATATGATTTTTTTTGTTCATATCATTGTTGTCACTCATTCTCATTTTTTGGATAGTAGCATTCGTACAGGACTTTTCAGTTGAGAAAAGAACAAAATCTGCTCCGTTCAAGGAAG encodes:
- a CDS encoding SDR family NAD(P)-dependent oxidoreductase; the encoded protein is MKQKVWLITGVSKGLGREIAKQVVATGDIVIGTVRNKEDKVAFESGVDAKAFIIDLAETKLIPTLINSIIKEHGQIDVLVNNAGFGAFGMIEEFDEEEVTNQFNVNVIAVWKLCQSVLPFMRDKGQGTIVQISSRVAITAGIGNGIYASSKFALEGMSEALKQEVEPFGIKVMLAELGALRTDFFGASVKYAKNSLPFYTEKLTDIRTNTKKLNGKQSGDPIKVAQAIIEAVNKNVPTFRLPLTAGTIDAMKAKITEFQNSIELNENIARSMDY
- a CDS encoding DoxX family protein, with protein sequence MNISFKTIAYWLCYVWYLYIIAPSAIKKITQHSGMMQSMQSLGFDKTWTIAIGIAEIIGVLFVIVGLYKSQLRTLGILLLFPFAIGAFTTHMAHQEYYHFYNSLIMCFLSFILLCLDKRIKINLLQIVKEVK
- the crcB gene encoding fluoride efflux transporter CrcB, encoding MNQSFGFLTLAYIFVGGGIGSLLRYTISYMMSKYCSTGAFPIGTFLVNGLGCLLIGYFAGIFLKEDSVLKFLLITGFCGGFTTFSTFSLENYNLWQQGEYFYLSLYVFLSIVIGLLATMLGFYLGNS
- the mobA gene encoding conjugal transfer protein MobA; protein product: MEEMNKKQIKKAGRKPKIDPAVHRYSFNLNDEDNAKFLALFDQSRMNTKAHFITACIFQKTIKTVKIDMNAVNYHEGLTKFFGQFRGIATNYNQIVRLLNSNFSEKKALAYLYKLEKQTTEMKELLLKVLILTDEFEKKYLNKE
- the trxB gene encoding thioredoxin-disulfide reductase, which translates into the protein MDNILDCVIVGSGPAGFTAAIYAARADMKPEMFTGMQPGGQLTTTTEVENFPGYPNGITGPEMMMDLQKQAERFETKVHYEQITKVEFSKEVGGIHKLSTGSREILAKTVIISTGATAKYLGLEAEKIYSGGGVSACATCDGFFYKGKDVVVVGAGDTATEEATYLAKICNKVTLLVRKDHFRASKAMVHRTLNTPNIEVLFNHELIDIEGENNLVERAVVINNQTQETKKIDVHGIFIAIGHKPNTEVFAGQIDLDENGYILTEKGSSRTNLPGVFAAGDVQDHIYRQAITAAGSGCMAAMDAEKYLASLEA
- a CDS encoding MFS transporter gives rise to the protein MKHHEKLPIISLLALTVSGFIAIITETLPAGLLPQISSGIRVSEAYAGQFITLYALGSVLSAIPVISWTRNWNRKPLLLVAVAGFFVFNLTTFSLQSYYLLLAVRFMAGVCAGIIWGVLTGYTVRMVSPKMAGRALAIVGVGQPIALSLGVPLATWLGKIVGWNMIFFVHIIVVTHSHFLDSSIRTGLFS
- the mobB gene encoding conjugal transfer protein MobB, translated to MIAKIGKGSNMYGAILYNQQKVEKENGAVLLLSKIPDTIDGKYSAAYFNKCFEPYLSANIKTEKTVRHISLNPDPKDQVSDEQFTKMAQEYMERMGYGNQPYIVFKHTDIDRAHIHIVSTCVGIDGKKITDDYDHKRSMAICRDLETKYNLHKATEKEQNQSGKIFKKVEQQKGDIKSQIASVVRHLPKYYQYSNLGTYNALLSFFNITAEEIKGERNGISVHGLVYFAVNDKGEKVSNPFKASLFGKHAGLNGLQQHFEISKEKMKNIPSKAIIKNAIELAIHTTNNEKEFKAQLVEQNIHTVVRRNESGRIYGITFIENGSRTVWNGSQLDRGLSANLFNEWWNNGNKPELKEQNNSFRKENTIENPPTKEPFEFTSLEHSFNFDFGLFNFSSDTQSEDYEEEQFAKRMKKKKNGRRL
- a CDS encoding helix-turn-helix domain-containing protein, with the protein product MNEIDLVENCGMFYTLSVIGGRWKVGILASLLDNEVLRYSEIKSKLPNITERMLIKQLKELQNDGLIIRKDYLEVPPKVEYSISEKGRSVERVLITLRHWGKENRNE